From Anaerotignum faecicola, the proteins below share one genomic window:
- a CDS encoding nicotinate phosphoribosyltransferase, which yields MDIQNWPLLTDLYELTMMQGYFNSPQENKTVVFDLFYRINPSNASFAITCGLEQAIEYIKNLKFTDSQLNYLKSLGIFDDEFLNYLKNFKFSGDILAIPEGTVVFPMEPLLQVKAPIMEAQLVETALLNIINHQSLIATKAARVVWAASGDPVLEFGLRRAQGPDAGTYGARAAVIGGCVGTSNVLTGQLFDVPVKGTHAHSWVMSFQSELEAFRAYAKKFPDACLLLVDTYNTLEQGIPNAIQCFKEMKAAGYPLKGYGIRLDSGDLAYISKQARKMLDAAGFEDAIISASSDLDENLIASLKLQGAKITLWGVGTKLITSDDCPAFGGVYKLAAETDETGEFVPKIKLSNNPSKVTLPGIKKVIRIYDKTTNKIKADLITLEHETYDENNPLTLFDQTATWKRMELKPGSYYLRELLTPVFVNGECVYTSPKTMEIREYAQKELNTLWDEHRRLANPHTVPVDLSEELYVLRERMIREFK from the coding sequence ATGGATATTCAGAATTGGCCTCTTTTAACCGACCTTTATGAGCTTACAATGATGCAGGGATATTTTAATTCGCCGCAGGAAAATAAAACCGTTGTTTTTGACCTTTTTTATAGGATAAATCCCTCAAACGCAAGCTTTGCAATCACCTGTGGACTTGAACAGGCCATTGAATATATTAAAAATCTCAAATTTACAGACAGCCAGCTTAATTACCTTAAAAGTCTAGGCATATTTGACGATGAATTTTTGAACTATCTTAAAAACTTCAAATTTTCAGGCGATATACTGGCAATACCGGAAGGAACCGTAGTTTTCCCTATGGAACCTCTACTCCAGGTAAAAGCGCCGATTATGGAAGCGCAGCTTGTCGAAACGGCATTGTTAAATATAATAAACCATCAAAGCCTTATAGCGACAAAGGCCGCAAGGGTTGTATGGGCGGCAAGCGGAGATCCAGTTTTGGAATTCGGCCTTAGGCGGGCGCAGGGACCGGACGCCGGCACATACGGCGCAAGGGCGGCCGTTATAGGAGGCTGCGTAGGCACAAGCAACGTGCTTACAGGCCAGCTTTTTGACGTGCCTGTAAAGGGCACCCATGCCCACAGCTGGGTAATGAGTTTCCAAAGCGAGCTTGAAGCGTTCAGGGCGTACGCAAAAAAGTTTCCTGACGCATGCCTTCTTCTTGTGGACACATACAATACCCTTGAGCAGGGAATACCGAACGCTATACAATGCTTTAAAGAAATGAAAGCAGCCGGCTATCCACTTAAAGGCTACGGAATACGCCTTGACAGCGGGGATCTTGCGTATATATCAAAGCAGGCGAGAAAAATGCTCGACGCCGCCGGATTTGAAGACGCAATTATAAGCGCAAGCAGCGACCTTGACGAAAACCTTATTGCAAGCCTTAAACTTCAGGGAGCAAAAATAACCCTTTGGGGCGTCGGCACAAAACTTATAACCTCCGACGACTGTCCGGCTTTCGGCGGCGTTTACAAGCTTGCGGCCGAAACTGACGAAACCGGCGAATTCGTGCCTAAAATAAAGCTTTCAAATAATCCTTCAAAAGTGACCCTGCCGGGAATTAAAAAAGTAATAAGGATTTATGACAAAACCACAAATAAAATTAAAGCAGACCTTATAACCCTTGAACACGAAACTTATGACGAAAACAACCCTTTAACGCTGTTTGACCAAACGGCAACATGGAAAAGGATGGAGCTCAAACCCGGTTCATATTATTTAAGGGAACTTTTAACACCTGTATTCGTTAATGGCGAATGCGTATATACTTCGCCGAAAACAATGGAAATCAGGGAATACGCGCAAAAAGAGCTCAATACCCTTTGGGACGAGCATAGGCGTTTGGCAAACCCCCACACAGTGCCTGTCGATTTGTCCGAGGAGCTTTATGTTCTCCGTGAAAGGATGATTAGGGAGTTTAAATAA
- the ileS gene encoding isoleucine--tRNA ligase: MYSKVSTNLDFVSREKAILDFWKKNEIFKKSTELRSGGPKFTWYEGPPTANGRPHIGHVITRSVKDIILRYRVMKGYDIVRKAGWDTHGLPVELEVEKMLGLDGKPQIEEYGVEPFIQKCKESVWKYKSEWEDMSDRVAFWADMDSAYVTYHNNYIESVWWALKKIWDKGLLYKGHKIVPYCPRCGTALSSHEVAQGYKDVKEISAIAKFKVRDAENEYILAWTTTPWTLPSNVALAMNEKETYVKIKKDGEFLILAEALLKSVLGEDADYEVVETKKGADYVGVRYWPLFDFVDDDDKGFRVVTDDYVTLTDGTGVVHIAPAFGEDDARLGRNYGLPFRQYVDSQGLFTEEVKPWKGVFVKDGDKMVLEYLKEKGTLFAALNFEHSYPFCWRCDTPLLYYARDTWFIEMTKVRDRLVANNRTINWYPDNIKEGRFGKFLENVIDWGLSRERYWGTPLPVWECECGCRHVIGSIEELKSMSDDCPDDIELHKPFIDAVHIKCPECGKQMTRVSEVIDCWFDSGAMPFAQWHYPFENKELFESRFPADFISEAIDQTRGWFYSQLAISTLLFDSTDYKNCIVLGHVLDKNGIKMSKHKGNVVDPWYILDKQGADAIRWYFYVNSAPWLPCRFDEDAVSDQQRKFMGTLWNTYAFYVLYAEIDQFDPTKYSLEYDKLPPMDKWVLSKLNSVVKYVDECLNSYKITEPARAMQEFVDDLSNWYVRRSRERFWGNGMPQDKVNAYMTLYTVLVTMSKLAAPFVPYIVEDIYSNLVRTFDKNAPVSVHLADYPYVKEEWIDKELEANMDTVLQIVVKGRAARNTANIKNRQPIGTMYVKAEKELPEMFVNTIADELNVKNVVFTQDTDAFAGYSLKPQLRTLGPKYGKLVPKIGQFLASCDSSSYVAEFKKGNSITFEIDGTEINLAESDVLIETTEKAGFITEGDLKVTVVLDTNLTDELIEEGFVREIVSKVQTMRKEAGFEVMDRINLYFAGNDKVKCIAEKNGDMIKGDVLADSISFDGLKGYEKEWNVNGEKVTIAVEKNNK; encoded by the coding sequence ATGTACAGCAAAGTATCAACGAACCTTGACTTTGTGTCCAGAGAAAAGGCAATACTTGATTTCTGGAAAAAGAACGAAATCTTTAAAAAAAGTACCGAATTAAGATCCGGCGGCCCTAAGTTTACATGGTATGAAGGCCCGCCTACCGCCAACGGCAGGCCGCATATAGGCCATGTTATTACAAGGAGCGTTAAGGACATCATATTAAGATACAGGGTTATGAAAGGATATGATATTGTCCGCAAAGCGGGCTGGGATACCCATGGCCTCCCGGTAGAGCTTGAAGTCGAAAAAATGCTCGGCCTTGACGGCAAACCGCAGATTGAGGAATACGGCGTTGAGCCGTTTATACAAAAATGCAAGGAAAGCGTTTGGAAATATAAGTCCGAATGGGAGGACATGAGCGACCGCGTCGCTTTCTGGGCTGATATGGACTCCGCTTATGTAACGTACCACAATAACTATATAGAAAGCGTTTGGTGGGCGCTTAAAAAGATTTGGGACAAAGGCCTTTTGTACAAGGGACATAAAATCGTGCCTTACTGCCCTCGCTGCGGGACGGCTCTTTCAAGCCACGAGGTTGCTCAGGGATACAAAGACGTTAAGGAAATTTCCGCAATTGCAAAATTTAAAGTAAGGGATGCGGAAAACGAATATATACTCGCATGGACGACAACCCCTTGGACCCTTCCGTCAAACGTTGCCCTCGCCATGAACGAGAAGGAAACGTATGTTAAAATAAAAAAAGACGGCGAATTTCTCATACTTGCGGAAGCTCTCCTTAAATCTGTGCTGGGAGAGGACGCCGACTATGAAGTTGTTGAAACTAAAAAAGGCGCTGATTATGTGGGAGTGCGCTATTGGCCGCTTTTTGACTTTGTGGACGACGATGACAAAGGTTTCAGGGTTGTAACGGACGATTATGTTACGCTTACCGACGGTACGGGCGTTGTACACATTGCGCCTGCATTCGGTGAGGATGACGCCCGTCTCGGACGTAATTACGGCCTGCCTTTCCGCCAGTATGTGGACAGCCAGGGACTTTTTACAGAAGAAGTCAAACCATGGAAAGGCGTATTTGTTAAAGACGGCGACAAAATGGTGCTCGAATATCTCAAAGAAAAAGGGACTCTCTTTGCCGCTCTTAATTTTGAACACAGTTATCCGTTCTGCTGGAGGTGCGATACGCCGCTTCTTTATTATGCAAGGGATACATGGTTTATCGAAATGACAAAGGTAAGGGACAGGCTTGTTGCAAACAACCGTACAATAAACTGGTATCCCGACAATATAAAAGAGGGCCGTTTCGGAAAATTCCTCGAGAATGTTATCGACTGGGGATTAAGCCGCGAACGGTATTGGGGAACTCCGCTTCCCGTTTGGGAATGTGAATGCGGATGCCGCCATGTAATAGGCAGTATTGAAGAACTTAAATCAATGAGCGACGACTGCCCGGATGATATTGAACTTCACAAGCCTTTTATTGATGCGGTTCATATCAAATGTCCGGAATGCGGAAAGCAGATGACAAGGGTTTCGGAGGTTATAGACTGCTGGTTTGACAGCGGCGCAATGCCTTTTGCACAGTGGCACTACCCATTTGAAAATAAAGAGCTTTTTGAATCGCGTTTCCCGGCGGACTTTATTTCGGAGGCCATAGATCAGACAAGGGGCTGGTTCTATTCGCAGCTTGCAATATCAACTTTGCTTTTTGACAGCACGGATTATAAAAACTGTATTGTTTTGGGCCATGTGCTTGACAAAAACGGAATTAAGATGAGCAAGCATAAAGGAAATGTTGTGGATCCATGGTATATACTCGACAAGCAGGGTGCGGACGCTATCCGTTGGTATTTCTATGTCAACAGCGCTCCATGGCTGCCATGCCGTTTTGATGAGGATGCGGTGAGCGACCAGCAGAGGAAGTTTATGGGAACTCTTTGGAACACATACGCTTTCTATGTGCTTTATGCCGAAATTGACCAGTTTGATCCTACAAAGTACAGCCTTGAATACGACAAGCTCCCTCCGATGGACAAATGGGTGCTTTCAAAGCTTAATTCGGTTGTTAAATATGTTGACGAATGTCTTAACTCTTATAAAATTACGGAGCCGGCAAGGGCTATGCAGGAATTTGTGGACGATCTCAGCAACTGGTATGTAAGAAGGAGCCGCGAGCGTTTCTGGGGCAACGGCATGCCGCAGGATAAAGTTAACGCATATATGACACTTTACACTGTTCTTGTTACAATGAGCAAGCTTGCGGCGCCGTTTGTTCCTTATATAGTTGAGGACATATATTCAAACCTTGTAAGGACTTTTGACAAAAATGCCCCTGTAAGCGTGCATCTTGCTGATTATCCTTATGTTAAAGAAGAATGGATTGACAAGGAACTTGAGGCTAACATGGATACGGTTCTTCAGATTGTAGTGAAAGGGCGCGCCGCAAGGAATACTGCAAACATTAAAAACCGTCAGCCAATCGGCACAATGTATGTCAAGGCAGAAAAAGAACTTCCTGAAATGTTTGTAAATACGATAGCTGACGAGCTTAATGTTAAAAATGTTGTGTTTACACAGGATACGGACGCATTTGCAGGATACAGTCTCAAACCTCAGCTTAGGACATTGGGGCCTAAATACGGAAAACTTGTTCCGAAAATCGGACAGTTCCTCGCTTCATGCGATTCAAGTTCATATGTTGCCGAATTTAAAAAAGGAAATTCAATTACATTTGAAATTGACGGTACTGAAATTAACCTTGCCGAAAGCGATGTGCTTATTGAAACTACGGAAAAGGCCGGCTTTATTACGGAAGGCGATTTAAAGGTGACGGTTGTGCTTGATACGAACCTTACCGACGAACTTATCGAAGAAGGCTTTGTGCGTGAAATTGTAAGCAAAGTGCAGACAATGAGGAAAGAAGCCGGATTTGAAGTTATGGACAGGATAAATCTTTATTTTGCAGGCAATGACAAAGTTAAATGTATTGCCGAAAAGAACGGAGATATGATTAAAGGCGACGTGCTTGCCGACAGCATATCTTTTGACGGCTTAAAAGGCTATGAAAAAGAATGGAATGTAAACGGTGAAAAGGTAACGATAGCCGTAGAAAAAAACAATAAATAA
- a CDS encoding TrkH family potassium uptake protein, translating into MNFQIISYIIGWVIFLEGSFMILPLLTAIVYGERTGVIFAVCSVACLIGGYIMMRKKPKNSLFFAREGFVTVALSWIVLSIIGALPFYISGEIPNFIDAVFETVSGFTTTGASILSDVEALSKCLLFWRSFTHWIGGMGVLVFILTILPLAGGQTIHLMRAESPGPSIGKFAPKMKKTAFILYAIYFVMTIIEFLVLAAGNMPIFDAICITFGSAGTGGFGILNDSMASYGAYVQMVTALFMFLFAINFSFYYVLLFGRVRDAFKIEEVQCYFFIMIIAVALITINLHLVDGNFWYHLKHAIFQVSSLMTSTGFSTVNFSEWPQFSRTVLVIIMCIGACAGSTGGGIKVSRVIIYIKTVGKELSYLIHPRSVKVLKMDGKIIPHEELRSVNIFLITYVLILGISVLIIGFDEYDLTTNFTAVVATINNTGPGLDLVGPAGNFSIFSPLSKIVLMFDMLAGRLEIFPLLLLFSPGAWKKN; encoded by the coding sequence ATGAATTTTCAAATTATATCTTATATAATAGGCTGGGTTATATTCCTTGAAGGCAGTTTTATGATACTTCCGCTTTTAACCGCCATCGTTTACGGCGAACGGACAGGCGTAATATTTGCGGTATGTTCCGTCGCATGTTTAATAGGCGGATATATCATGATGCGAAAAAAGCCGAAAAATTCCCTTTTTTTTGCACGCGAAGGATTCGTGACCGTAGCGCTTAGCTGGATAGTCCTAAGCATTATCGGCGCCCTGCCTTTTTATATAAGCGGTGAGATCCCGAACTTTATAGACGCCGTATTTGAAACCGTATCAGGTTTTACAACAACCGGAGCAAGCATATTATCGGATGTTGAGGCGCTTTCAAAATGCCTGCTGTTTTGGCGCAGCTTTACTCATTGGATAGGAGGTATGGGAGTGCTTGTATTCATATTGACAATCCTCCCTCTTGCCGGCGGACAGACAATACACCTGATGCGTGCCGAAAGCCCCGGCCCTTCCATAGGTAAGTTCGCCCCTAAAATGAAAAAAACGGCGTTTATACTATACGCTATTTATTTTGTAATGACAATAATAGAATTTTTAGTCCTTGCAGCTGGAAATATGCCTATTTTCGACGCCATATGTATTACGTTCGGTTCAGCCGGTACGGGAGGGTTCGGAATATTAAACGACAGTATGGCAAGCTACGGCGCTTATGTTCAGATGGTAACGGCTTTATTCATGTTCCTGTTCGCTATTAATTTTAGTTTTTACTATGTACTGCTTTTCGGACGCGTGCGCGATGCATTCAAAATCGAAGAAGTACAATGCTATTTCTTTATAATGATTATAGCGGTTGCCCTGATTACAATAAACCTTCACCTTGTCGACGGCAATTTTTGGTATCATTTAAAGCATGCAATATTTCAGGTTTCGTCCCTTATGACCTCAACAGGTTTTTCCACTGTTAATTTCAGCGAATGGCCTCAGTTTTCAAGAACAGTGCTGGTTATTATAATGTGTATAGGCGCCTGTGCCGGAAGCACAGGCGGCGGCATTAAAGTTTCAAGGGTTATAATTTATATTAAAACTGTAGGAAAAGAACTTTCATACCTAATACACCCGCGCAGTGTTAAAGTGCTTAAAATGGATGGGAAAATAATACCTCATGAAGAGCTTAGGTCCGTCAATATCTTTTTGATAACATATGTGCTTATACTTGGCATATCCGTGCTCATAATCGGTTTTGACGAATACGACCTTACAACTAACTTTACGGCTGTTGTCGCAACCATAAACAACACCGGCCCCGGGCTTGACCTTGTGGGCCCTGCCGGAAATTTTTCCATTTTTTCTCCGCTTTCAAAGATTGTGCTTATGTTCGACATGTTGGCGGGCAGGCTTGAAATTTTCCCGCTTCTGCTTCTGTTTTCGCCTGGAGCCTGGAAAAAAAACTAA
- a CDS encoding XRE family transcriptional regulator has product MLGKKIRETRKSKKLTLKDLSDATGLTSSYISQVEREIVDPSISSLRKISAALQVPMFTLLDDTEKHAVVVRVDQRRKVLFPKSNIVYEFLTPTSSSEIEPVALEIIEIKVKGKSWSRDDYSVHTNAEKCILMLSGSLIIDLGDENIELYKGDSIYIRQNIPHKAFNPNDEEATALICITPPSY; this is encoded by the coding sequence ATGCTTGGAAAGAAAATACGAGAAACGCGTAAAAGCAAAAAACTTACGCTTAAAGACCTTTCTGATGCCACCGGGCTTACTTCTAGCTATATATCGCAAGTAGAAAGGGAAATTGTTGATCCGTCTATTTCATCTCTCAGGAAAATATCGGCGGCGCTTCAGGTGCCTATGTTTACGCTTCTTGACGACACCGAAAAGCATGCCGTTGTAGTAAGGGTTGATCAGCGCAGAAAAGTGCTTTTCCCTAAAAGCAACATAGTTTATGAATTCTTAACTCCGACTTCTTCAAGTGAAATCGAGCCTGTTGCGCTTGAAATAATAGAAATAAAGGTAAAAGGAAAAAGCTGGAGCCGCGACGACTATTCTGTGCATACAAATGCCGAAAAATGTATACTCATGCTTTCCGGCTCGCTCATAATCGATCTCGGCGATGAAAATATAGAACTTTACAAAGGCGATAGTATTTATATACGCCAAAATATTCCACACAAGGCGTTTAACCCAAACGACGAAGAAGCTACGGCGCTTATATGTATAACTCCGCCTTCATATTAA
- the panB gene encoding 3-methyl-2-oxobutanoate hydroxymethyltransferase, with product MKKKITVPEIMATKGSDKKLSMVTCYDYTSATLVNASKVDMILVGDSLGMVMLGLKGTVGVTVDDMVYHIKHVVKGAPDTFVVGDMPFGAYNGDINKAVENATRIFAEGGCDCVKMEGGMNAVPYIEAVVKAGIPVMGHIGLTPQSSAMMGGFKVQGKSNAAALHLLETAKAVEKAGAFLINLEGMPSGVAKKITEELTIPTMGIGAGPHCDSQDLVWPDILGMSDWVPKFVKKYADLRTIVIDALDTFADEVNTGAFPTPEYSYNTKVEGFEE from the coding sequence ATGAAAAAGAAAATCACAGTTCCAGAAATCATGGCAACAAAAGGCAGCGACAAAAAACTTTCAATGGTTACGTGCTATGATTACACATCGGCAACGCTTGTAAATGCATCTAAGGTAGATATGATTCTTGTAGGCGACTCTTTAGGCATGGTTATGCTTGGCTTAAAAGGCACTGTAGGCGTAACGGTAGACGATATGGTTTATCATATTAAACATGTTGTAAAAGGCGCTCCTGACACTTTTGTCGTAGGCGATATGCCTTTTGGCGCATACAACGGCGACATAAACAAGGCTGTTGAAAATGCAACAAGGATTTTCGCTGAAGGCGGATGTGACTGCGTTAAAATGGAAGGCGGCATGAACGCCGTTCCTTATATTGAAGCTGTTGTTAAAGCAGGTATCCCTGTAATGGGCCACATTGGTTTAACTCCTCAGTCCTCAGCTATGATGGGCGGTTTCAAGGTTCAGGGCAAGAGCAACGCGGCGGCTTTACATCTTCTTGAAACAGCTAAGGCTGTTGAAAAAGCAGGCGCTTTCCTTATCAACCTTGAAGGCATGCCATCCGGCGTTGCTAAGAAAATTACAGAAGAACTTACAATCCCTACAATGGGTATCGGCGCTGGCCCTCACTGCGATTCACAGGATCTCGTATGGCCTGATATTTTAGGAATGAGCGACTGGGTTCCAAAATTTGTTAAGAAATATGCTGATTTAAGGACAATCGTAATCGATGCCCTTGATACATTCGCTGATGAAGTTAACACAGGCGCATTCCCAACTCCTGAATATTCATATAACACAAAAGTCGAAGGCTTTGAAGAGTAA
- the phoU gene encoding phosphate signaling complex protein PhoU, whose translation MRKRFAQQLEILNSEMVEMGELCEKAIKNAVHGLVTGEMGYSKLARQMAGEIDEKERSIEQLCLKMILQQQPVAGDLRQISAALKMITDMERIGDQAEDIAEITQMNDISTWAKNVPVAQMASVVMKMVTESIDAYVDKDLVLAKKVIDDDDTADSYFNEIKNELIGLITKDSNCGVYAIDLLMISKYLERIGDHATNIAEWVEYSVTGIHKGQHDQLGLV comes from the coding sequence ATGAGAAAAAGGTTTGCACAGCAGCTTGAAATCCTCAACAGCGAAATGGTTGAAATGGGCGAGCTTTGCGAGAAAGCCATTAAAAACGCGGTACACGGCCTTGTGACCGGTGAAATGGGATATTCGAAGCTTGCGCGTCAGATGGCAGGAGAAATTGACGAAAAGGAACGATCGATTGAACAGCTCTGTTTAAAAATGATACTTCAGCAGCAGCCGGTTGCCGGGGATTTAAGGCAGATTTCCGCGGCGCTTAAAATGATAACGGACATGGAAAGGATAGGCGATCAGGCGGAGGATATAGCCGAAATAACACAGATGAACGATATTTCAACATGGGCTAAAAACGTGCCTGTCGCGCAAATGGCAAGCGTCGTTATGAAAATGGTTACGGAAAGTATCGACGCATATGTGGACAAGGATCTTGTTTTGGCAAAAAAAGTTATTGACGACGACGACACCGCCGACAGTTATTTTAACGAAATTAAAAACGAACTTATCGGCCTTATAACTAAGGACAGTAACTGCGGCGTTTATGCTATAGATTTGCTTATGATTTCAAAATACCTTGAAAGGATAGGCGACCATGCTACAAATATTGCGGAATGGGTTGAATATTCCGTAACGGGAATCCACAAAGGACAACACGACCAGTTGGGGCTTGTATAA
- the trkA gene encoding Trk system potassium transporter TrkA has product MKIIVVGSGKVGYTLSEQLNDEGHEITMIDIDGDRLQNISATLDIKGIIGNGTSYHIQKEAGVENADLLIAVTNHDEINMLSCLIAKKAGNCQTIARVRSPEYYEEIAFIREELGLSMSINPELAAAEETARLLQFSSVIDVDTFSQGRVNLIRFKIPESSILSGIKIRELPSKINMNSLICILEHNGSVFIPDGNSCLEAGDIISVILPVGRSAQFFQMAGVNNRRISSVMIAGGGTIAYYLTKILLKSRLKVKIIEHNLNRCKLLSELLPEAMIIYGDATDQQLLMEEGIKKTDAFVSLTDMDEENVMLSLYVNHISNARLITKINHISFEEVIKSIPIGSVIYPKNITAEHIIRYVRAKQNSLGSNIETLYRMCDNRVEALEFIVAENSKVTDVPLEHLKTRDNLLICSIQRGKQFIIPSGKDSIKVGDKVIVVTTHKGLTDINNII; this is encoded by the coding sequence ATGAAAATTATTGTTGTAGGAAGCGGCAAAGTCGGCTATACCCTTTCGGAACAGCTCAATGACGAAGGCCACGAAATAACTATGATAGACATAGACGGCGACAGGCTGCAGAATATATCTGCAACCCTCGACATAAAAGGCATTATAGGAAACGGCACAAGCTATCATATACAAAAAGAAGCCGGAGTTGAAAACGCCGATCTTTTAATCGCCGTTACAAACCATGACGAAATAAACATGTTAAGCTGCCTTATAGCCAAAAAAGCCGGAAACTGTCAAACTATAGCGCGGGTACGCAGTCCCGAATACTACGAGGAAATAGCCTTCATACGGGAAGAACTCGGGCTTTCCATGTCAATAAATCCCGAGCTTGCGGCCGCCGAGGAAACGGCGCGGCTTCTTCAGTTTTCATCGGTTATAGACGTAGATACATTCTCACAGGGCCGCGTTAACCTCATAAGGTTCAAAATTCCCGAAAGTTCAATATTAAGCGGCATTAAAATAAGGGAACTTCCCTCAAAAATAAACATGAATTCCCTTATATGCATACTTGAGCATAACGGCAGCGTATTTATTCCCGACGGAAATTCATGCCTTGAAGCGGGCGATATTATTTCGGTTATACTTCCCGTTGGCAGGTCCGCACAGTTTTTCCAAATGGCGGGCGTTAATAACAGACGCATATCGTCCGTTATGATTGCCGGCGGAGGCACAATAGCATATTACCTTACAAAAATACTTTTAAAGTCGCGGCTTAAAGTAAAAATAATAGAACATAATCTAAACCGCTGCAAACTGCTCAGCGAACTGTTGCCGGAAGCAATGATTATTTACGGCGACGCCACGGACCAGCAGCTTTTAATGGAAGAAGGCATTAAAAAAACCGACGCTTTTGTATCGCTTACGGATATGGATGAAGAAAATGTTATGTTGTCGCTTTATGTAAACCATATATCTAATGCGCGCCTAATAACAAAAATTAACCATATTTCATTTGAAGAGGTTATAAAGAGCATCCCTATAGGCAGCGTTATTTATCCAAAAAATATAACTGCCGAACACATAATACGCTATGTACGCGCAAAACAAAATTCCCTTGGGAGCAATATCGAAACGCTTTATCGCATGTGCGATAACCGGGTTGAAGCGCTTGAATTTATCGTAGCCGAAAACTCAAAAGTAACCGACGTGCCATTGGAACATTTAAAAACGCGGGATAATCTCCTTATATGCAGTATACAAAGAGGAAAACAATTTATTATACCCTCGGGCAAAGACAGCATAAAAGTCGGTGATAAGGTTATAGTTGTTACAACCCACAAAGGGCTTACAGATATTAATAATATTATTTAA
- the larA gene encoding nickel-dependent lactate racemase → MAKYSFRYGDGNIDFEYPQEDVIKVLEPNKVDIPCLDEEEIIRKSIENPIGSPKLEEIVKAGQTVCIVVPDVTRLWSKPAVICKILVEKLNKIGVKDSDILFIAAVGTHRLQEEEDFINLIGEDLYKRIRIENHLCDGEVVETGVSSYGNVMQVNAHAMACDHRILVGGVVFHFLAGFGGGRKTVLPGISSRSTINYNHKMYFKPGPAGSGAIETCACGIFDETNPLNMDMIEAAKFAQISFIVNSVVNSEQKIAACFSGDVIKAHEEAAALVKKIDGVKIDRQADLVIASACGYPKDINFYQGVKPVFNAIGAIKPKEGVLILVSECREGFGNPDTEKFAFEFDNMLDREIYLRDNYGIGRFTGFRLFEVATQIHFILVSSMKPEMFAKTDIHTAETVEDAIELAKKLTGKEKLSTYIMPYAANTMASMNI, encoded by the coding sequence ATGGCTAAATACAGTTTCAGGTACGGCGACGGAAACATTGACTTTGAATATCCTCAGGAAGATGTAATAAAAGTCCTTGAGCCAAATAAAGTTGATATCCCTTGCCTTGACGAGGAAGAAATAATAAGGAAATCCATTGAAAACCCTATCGGCTCTCCTAAATTGGAAGAAATAGTTAAGGCCGGGCAGACAGTATGCATAGTTGTTCCGGATGTTACAAGGCTTTGGTCAAAACCTGCCGTTATATGCAAAATATTAGTCGAAAAGCTCAATAAAATAGGCGTTAAAGACAGCGATATACTTTTTATAGCCGCTGTGGGCACCCACAGACTTCAGGAAGAAGAAGATTTTATCAATCTTATCGGCGAGGATCTTTATAAACGCATACGGATAGAAAACCACCTTTGCGACGGAGAAGTTGTGGAAACCGGCGTTTCTTCATACGGAAACGTTATGCAGGTTAATGCCCATGCTATGGCGTGCGATCATAGGATACTTGTCGGCGGCGTTGTTTTCCATTTCTTAGCCGGGTTCGGCGGCGGAAGGAAAACCGTACTTCCGGGAATTTCAAGCCGTTCCACAATAAACTACAACCATAAAATGTATTTTAAACCAGGTCCGGCCGGAAGCGGAGCAATAGAAACCTGCGCCTGCGGTATTTTTGACGAAACCAATCCTCTTAACATGGATATGATAGAAGCCGCAAAATTCGCACAAATATCTTTCATAGTAAATTCGGTTGTCAACAGCGAACAAAAAATAGCGGCATGTTTCTCGGGCGACGTTATTAAAGCCCATGAGGAAGCGGCGGCGCTGGTTAAAAAAATCGACGGCGTAAAAATAGACCGTCAAGCAGATCTCGTAATAGCTTCTGCCTGCGGATACCCAAAAGATATAAACTTTTATCAGGGAGTTAAACCCGTATTTAACGCCATAGGCGCCATTAAGCCGAAAGAAGGCGTTCTTATACTTGTTTCCGAATGCCGCGAAGGTTTCGGCAACCCCGACACCGAAAAATTCGCCTTTGAATTTGACAACATGCTTGACAGGGAAATATATCTCCGTGATAATTACGGCATAGGACGTTTCACGGGATTCAGGCTTTTTGAAGTGGCGACACAAATCCATTTTATACTTGTATCCAGCATGAAGCCGGAAATGTTTGCCAAAACAGACATTCACACGGCAGAAACTGTTGAAGACGCCATAGAATTGGCCAAGAAGCTTACCGGTAAAGAAAAGCTTTCAACATACATAATGCCTTATGCCGCCAACACAATGGCAAGCATGAACATTTAA